The genomic segment CCTGCTGCAACCGTTGGTCGAGGCACTGCGCCGACACGTGATGGCGGCCACGAAATTGCATGCCGACGATACCCCGGTGCCGGTGCTCGCTCCCGGCAACGGCAAGACGAAGACGGGACGGTTGTGGGTCTATGTGCGCGATGACCGGAACTCGGGCGACATCACGGCGCCCGTAGTCTGGTTCACCTACACCCCGGACCGCAAGGGCGAGCATCCGCAGCAGCACCTGACCAAGTTCAAAGGCACGCTTCAGGCCGATGCCTATGGCGGCTACCAGAAGATTTACGAGCGCGGCGATGTCGTCGAAGCTGCGTGCTGGGCGCATGCGCGGCGCAAGTTCTACGACCTGCATGCCGCACGGCCGAATGCCCTGAATACCGAGGCGCTGGAGCGCATCGGCGCGCTGTACCGCATTGAAGACGAGATCCGGGGCCAACCGCTCGATGCCCGGCAGGTCCGTCGGCAAACGCATGCCAGACCACGGCTCGACGAACTCTACGCATGGCTAACCACCATGTCGGGAACGCTCTCGCGCAAATCCGACACGAGCCAGGCGATCCGGTATGCCCTGAACCGGTGGACGGCGTTGACGCGCTATTGCGATGACGGACACCTTGAAATCGACAATCTGCCTGCCGAGCGGGCGCTACGCGGTGTGGCTGTCGGCCGTCGCAACTACCTGTTTGCAGGCGCGGACTCGGGCGGCGAACGGGCCGCGGCGATCTACAGCCTGATTGGCTCGGCCAAGCTCAACGGCATCGACCCCGAGGCGTATCTGCGTCATGTGCTCGGGCGCATCGCGGATCACCCGATCAACCGGATCGAAGAATTACTGCCCTGGATGGTGACCATTCCCGTACAGTGAAGGGATAATGCCATCGACATTCCAGATACCGGAGATCAGATGGCCAAGTCGTTCCAGCGTTATACCCTGCACGTGCAATTGCTGCATATCGAGCCGCCCATCTGGCGTCGCGTCACGGTCGAGGGCCCCGACACCCTGCGCAAACTACATCACATCCTGCAAGCCGCCTTCGGCTGGGAAGACACCCATCTCCACGACTTCCTGATCGACGGCAAGACGTATGCCCAGCTCGATATAGACGCAGGACTGGAGTTCATGGACCTGACCAAGACGTTTGATGACCGGAAAGCCAAACTGAATAGAGTGCTCCGGCCTGACTCGCACATCATTTACCAATATGACTTCGGTGACGGTTGGTATCACCAGATCGTCGTCGAAGACATTGAAACGATTGAAGGCGAATCATGGGGCGAGTCCAGGGTTCTCGATGGCGCGCGTGCCTGCCCGCCCGAAGATGTCGGTGGTCCGCCCGGATATGAAGTGTTCCTGAGTACCTTGCGCGATAACCCGGACAGCGAGGAAGCCACACACTACCGCCAGTGGGTTGGTCCAGGGTTCGATTCAGAGCGACTCGATATACGTGCTGCCAATGCAGCATTGATGCGACTGGCGGCCAATCGATGGGGGAATCGATAGCCCGTCAAGACGGCTTGGGGGACACGCTTACCTTTTATCGCCGTCGATTTGCACATCTCACCCCAGGACGAATATGCGGTTCATCCCCTTTTCCCCTTTTGCACCAGACCAAGCGTCGCTGCTCCAGACGATGCTGAATGCTCAGCCAAAGCTTGTAAAAAACGAAAGTCTAGCCGGGGTCTGTGCTCACCTCGCTGAACGCTATCTCGGCAGCGCAGGCCACCCGGCAGAACCCTTGTCGATCTCGAGAGTCGGGGAGGATCAGCCCACGACCATCGATTTCACGGACATCTTAGACAAACCGTTCACGCCCGAGAAGCGCGGCCAGGCGGTGCTGGAGCGCATCGTTGAGCGTCTCATGCCGGCACTGCAAAGGAATGGTGCCGATGAGGAGGCAGCCCTTTGGGCAGCGCATCAAATAGCTGCCCAGTTGGGCGACCGGCAGTTCGCGACGCTGGAACAGACCGCCATCCAAGGCGCCACCGGTAATCGGATGAGGGGGGAGCCAGTCAGCGCAACGCACATTGCGCTCGAACCATGCGGTGAAGTACTAGTGCACAAGGCAACACATTGGGCGGGCTATGTCGATGACACAGGCAAGACCATCGAATTCGAAAGCAAGGGGCTTCCTGTGCTCAAGTTCAATTTTGTGACCGCCTTTTCCTTGTCGCTTGAGCGCGCCGATCGCCGCATACAACAAGCGGGAGATGGCGGAGCGGGAGCTCGCATGGTATTTGCCAATGCCGATGGGACGAAGCAGTTCGCACTGCACGCCAAGGTACAGCGCTGTTATCTGGAGACGCCTGACGCTGCTCTCAAAGCCATGCTCACGGGTCGCGCCACATCGCTTACGGATATCCTTCTCTACGGGACCGCGAGAATATTGGGTTGGGCGGGGATTTATATTGATCCGCCCGGTCCGCTCCATGACGCGCTCTGGGAACGTAGCCGTCCTCAAGATCCACGAGATGTCGTGCAGCAACCGCCTCTCAACCTTCTCAATGTTGCCACGCATCGGGTTCAGGCTTCCTATTCGGGTACACAAGAACGCGACGCAGCCCTCGCCCTAGGCGCGTACTGCCAATCGATGGCCAGCCGCCTGGTTACTCACTCACACACAAGAGCCCTCGTTGACGCTGGCAAAGTACAAGGAGAAAGAAAGGAAAAATTGCTGGCGAATTCTGGCGAGTATGGCGCTGACATCTATCGCGCCCGAAAAACAGCGAAGGAAATGGAATCGCGCACCGAACGAATGCTATACGTGCTGAAAAGTGCATTGAAAACTTCGTCGGGAGATTGCTTAGAGCTCGCATTGCTGACGTCCGTGATCATTCAGGAGAAAGCAAAACGCGTCCTGTCAGCACAAGGTTTTCCGAACGCAGACGTTCGCACTGAGATATACAAAGCCGATGAGCCCGGCGACCATGCATTTTGCGTCATGACCGTGCGGATCGACCCTTTCAAGTATCGGATTGCGGTCGATCCATGGGTACAGGTTTCCATGCCTTATGATCAATACGTGGATTATGTGAGGTCCCTTCCTGAGAATGATTTTCTTCGGAAAGACACCACTTTTTCCATCGCCGAAACGCAAAGCAAAATCATAAATTCCCCCGATTACAAGGCAGAAGCCTCAGCTGTTTTACAATATTATTTGTTGCGCTGGCGTAAGCCCCAATAAACGACTACCCGATTTCGGCTTTCATGAAGTCGTAAGCGATGCCATCCGCCCAATGGTATCGATTGTGGATTTAACCCGTTGCAGTTATCCGACACGCCCGTATGTCAACGACCGCGTCTCGACTTCCCACGTTTTTGATGATCATGTGGCGGTCATTGAGGAAAGCGCTAAATTATCACTGGGTTTCACCAAGTGAGAGGAGAGCTGAGATGGCGACATCGCTCAAAATAACGTGTGCGATCCGCAGACATCGTTTCACTTTTTGGAAGTCCGTTTCTCGGGTTCGACGGAAACCGTGTCGGCTATGGGGGCCAAGGTTTCCGACACGCGCCGATGATGTTCGCTGAGAATTTTGTCAACTCGCCATTCGCGGTGCCGAATTCGCTCTTTCCGCTCGTCGTACGTGCTTTCTCCCTGCTGTGCCAGAGGTGTGATTTCAATGAGCTCGGCGATGCGGTCAACAGGCGTCTTTCCGCCGAGTGAGCCATGGGGCCGACGCCAGTGGTCGTCGAACTGCTACGCTTCGATTCGTAAGTCGACTGCCTGCTCCGCCGGGGCATGCTGAAACCAGTACCCGTTCAGCTCAGTGAGCTGTGAGCGTTCGACTTTGCCATTGAGGTGCGGCGAACGCGGTGGAACTGGGCGGAATTTTATGCACTCGCTTATCCGACGCCGCTGCACCGATTCAGCGAAGAACTCCCCACCGCGGTCGGTCTGGAGACGTGGGACCGGAAACGGCCTCTCCTCAATGACGCGATCGAGGAATAACAGCGTATGTCGGGCGTTTCTAAGAGCGTAGACGGCCAGCACACGAAAGCGCGAACAGTCGCCGATGGCCGTGAACGGGTAGACGCCTCGCGCACGCTTCATCGTGTCCCTCTGGACGCGGTCTGCGGGAACCGGACGACGGTAGCGCTTCGGCCGCGCAGGCCTTCCGGGGCTGCCCAGCGGCTTCACAGACGCTTCGCACAGAACTTTGTGAATGGTCGCGAGGGATCGCTCTCTTTGCTCGTACAGACGCATTTCGCTCTGAATCCGCCGCGTCCCCTTGCGCTCAGTGCGCAGGCGAAGCATCGTTGCCCGATCTGCGTCAGAAACCTTTCGATTCAGGCGGCTCAGCGGGCGACGGCTTTGCAAGCGAAGACCGTCTTCTCCGACTGGCTGAGGCGGCGTAAAGTCGTGGACCAGCCAAGTGGTCGAGCGACGCGATGCGCTAAAGACGCGCGAGCGTTCAGAAGGACAGGCCAGTCTGCCCGCGCCAGCCGGATTGTTCCGCGTCTCGGCGTGCGTTTTTCGCCTTCTTCGCTTCCTCAGCCCGCGCACGGGCTCGTGCCGCCCGCTTGGGCAGACCAGCCTCGTCGTAAGCTTTTGCTGCCTTCTCGTAGGTTTCGACAGCTCGGTTGTCCTGAGACGCTCGCGCGGCGGCCTTCTGCGCCTTCTCGTTGGCTCGTACGGCCAGCAAGGAAACTGCTGTGGCCTGCTCGTGCAGACCAGCGTCCGCGTAGGCTGTTCTCGCCTCCTCGTAGATTTTCGCGGCCCGCGCGTAGCCTTTTGCGGCCTCCTTGGCGGCTTTTTCGGCCCGCTCGTAGGCTTCCGCCCTCGTAGGCTATTGCGACCTCGAGATACTTAGGCGCTCGCTTCTCATCTTCCGCAGCTCGCCTGTGACTTTCCGCGTCCCGCTGGTGGGTTTTTCGGCCTGCTCGTGGGCTTGCGCGAGCCGCTCGGTGGCTATCGCGGCCAGGTCGCGCCGCCCCGCGCGCGTGTAAGCTGTTACCGCCTTCTCGTAGACTTCGACAGCCCGCGTGTCGTGAGAAGCTGAGTAACCTTGCCCTGCCCTCATGTAAGCGTTTGCGGCCAACTCGTACTTGCCCGCGTTCTCGTAAGCTTGTGCGGCCCGCTCGTCGACTTGCGCAGCCAAACTATGCAGTCCGAGCGGCTTCGCCGCGTGCTCTTTTGCGGCCATCTCGTAGGTTGTTCCGGCCATCTCGTAGGCCGCGCGAGCGTCGCTGGCCATCGCGAAGGCCTTTTGGTCCAGACCAGCCCGGTTGTCTGCTTTCGCGGCCTGCTCGTAGGCCGTCGCAATTTGAGTGCAGATCTGCGCGACCCTCATGTAGGTGTTTGCGGCCTCCTCTTGCCGGCCGCCCTGCATATAGGCCGCTGCGGCCTGCGCATAGGCGGCCGCGACCTGCTCAGGCAAACCGGCGTCGTCGTAGATTCTCGCCGCCATCTCGTAGGCTTCTGCAGCCAGGCTGTGCCAATTGGGCCGGGTGCCGGGTGCTGCGACTTCCAAGTCGCTTTTTGCGGCGTGCGTGCAGGCTTGTGCAACGCTCAGGTAGATGGCTGCGGCCAGACGGGGTTCACCAGCCTGCGTGTAGACTCCCGCGACGCTCGCGCAGATTTCTAGGCCATGCGCGTACCGTCCGTCCCGCGTGTAGGCGACTACGGCCTGTGCGTAGGCGTCCGCGGCCAGCTCGTCGCACTCTGAGGAGGGGTCGTCCCCCCCCTTACCGAGATACATCGCGCCAGCCATACAATATCTGTCCGACTCCGCGAGGAATTGTAAAAACTCATGGTTTTTAGGCTTTGCGCCAAAGGTTTCCAGCAGCGCAGCTATCCCGCTGGGCGAGAGTCGTCCGGCCAGCGTGTTCACTGCCTCTTGGCGGCTTCCCGGAATCCAGTGAGTTTTCTGCTTCCGGTCATCCGCGAGCTTGCAAAGGGTTAAGGTGGCGAGGGCGCGCAGGTTCGTGGTTTTATCGCCGAGGTGGAACACCCAGTCGCAGAAGCTGTCAAACCCTCCCATGTGGGTGATTTTGTCATAAGCCGCGAGGACGGCGTCCTCATCATCGAATTTAAGGTCGGCCAGCGCAACCTCGAACTCCTTGTGCCGGTCAGGAGACACGAGGGGGACGGTACGAAAGAATCGGCGAATTGTGAGAAGACCGTCTACCATAAGTGAATTCTTGCACACGCCGCAGGAATGTCGATGGCGACCCACATGAGCCGCCATCCGCACGACGCCATCTTGGCGCCGCGCGTGTAACGCTTGCGAAAAAGCGCTGCTTCCGCGGTGCCGTTGCGCAGACCGTGACGACAGTCATGCGGTCATTGTCCACATCCCCGGTCCGCGCGGCCTCCGGCGGACACCTGAATTCGTTCCCGACGCGCGCTTCGGCCCGTGGGCATCGATGGCCTTCGTCTGCGCTGTGTCGGCGAAAAAGACGGCGCGAGGGCGTGCGGCCTCAATGATCTTCATTATGTCCAGTATTGGCGCGCGCGTTTCGCGCCCGCCTCGTCAATGAACACGACCGGCTTGCCGTCGATATGCTTGTCTTTGGCCTTGAGCATCGATTGCCGTGTGCGGGCCTCGATGCGTTCGCCTTCAAGGGCCGTCTTCTGGCTCCCGTAGGGCGCAAGCGCCGTCACGCGGTAGCCGCGTTCCTCGAGTCGCGCCTTTGCCGAATGTGTCATGAAACTTTTGCCAATGCCCGCGAAACCGGGCACGGCCATCCATCGGTTGCGCGTATCAGCGATGCGCACAACGGCCTGCGCCCGCTCGGGGATCCCGCAGGAAGGAGCCTCGACACGAGGCTCGGCGCGCCGCGCAAAAACCCGCCCCGACACTTTTGCGACCGAGACCGCCTGCACGCGGGTTTTACGCACGACTTCCAGGGGGTTCGCCCGCCGTACCCCGGCGAAGAGCGCGCCGTCCCGCTCTCGAGAGGCTGTCCAAGCCAGGGTGTGTGGGAACGTCGGCAGGCCACTCATCAGTTATACCGCACCGCCAAGCGGCGACAGCTGCCGCACCGAGGGGGAGGCCACTGTGATTTATCTCAGGTGACGGCGAGTGGGCCCCCCACTATTCTGGCGTCGCGTCAACAGCCACCGTCTTGAACCGCACGTCTTTGAAGTAGGAGATACCTCATGTCTGAACTCCTCATGGCGGAATCCACGCTCCGCGACGAACTTGGCAAGTTTTTCATCCCCACCGGAGATGCGTTCACGTCCTTTGTGCCAAGCGTCGTCGAACACGTCCAATATGCCGCTCAGTATGTGGCGGCCATGGGGATCGGCTGACGGGCACACGCACGCGCGTTGCGAGGCGAGCGGCGCGGCACCGTCGGCGCCGCGCCACTCACGACAGCCGGTGTGCGCCAAAGTATCGGCTCGCCTGATTGCAGGGGAAGAGCCAACCCGCTGGCGCGATAAGCAGCTTCGCCGACGGCTACGGGTCATCGCGCTAGCAGCACTGATGACCGTCGAATTCTATGAGGGTCTGGTATCTCTGCTGTTTAGGGTTAAGCAGACGCTTCACAACGATTCAACATCATGAGTATCAAATCAGCCGCACCCGCGGTAATCGCAATCGCCATTTTCGCGGCCGCATCGGCGGGATGCGCCAAAGACCCGTGCCAGTCCCTCCTTTGCATGACGGGGAAAGTGCAGGGTGGGATCATCGGCAATGGCAGCATCAAGGACGGTTGCGCCCAAGGCATCGCCGATTTCGAGTCCATCATCAAGATGCGCGACGGACACATGGACCGTGCCGCGACGGCTGATGCCCGCCGCGCCTATCTGAATTCGTGCGGCGACGCGGCGTCCAACGCGGCAGCCATCGACGAGATTATTTCTCGTTTCGGAACTGCCACCCTGGAAGGGGATCCAGGCCGGGACCGCCGATAAGGATATCGCCCTCGTCTGCCTCTTCGAGTCCGCGCTCGGCGCACGCAAAAGCGGGAAATGCCTGCCCCCGTCATCGAGGTCGCCACGCCGCCACTCGCGCACTTCGGACATTCACGCAGAAGCACCATCAAGAGCGTTTCGCGCCTGGGGCATACCAATGCCTGCGCGTCGCCTTCTCGAACGGCTTTCCAAAATCGCGGTTGACTGCGTCGCAAGCCGGGCACCGCGTCGCAGTAGTTTCGTGCTTCGACGGCTGCGACGCACACTGCGAGGCCACCGCCCCTCGTCAAGGCCTACTTCGAGCCCCACTTCGAGGCCCGCGCCAGCGCAGACCGGCAGGCCCCCCCCTCCTCTGCCTGTCGCGCCGGCCACTCACTTCAGGTGTCCACCCGATGGCAGCGACTCAGCGACGCCCGACAATAAGCGCAGGGCGTCGCGGCGTTTGCCGCGCGCGTCACCGCCATGGAGCTCGCGCACAGCGCCCGCGACCTCGTGTGCTCGACGCCAGCAGGCTTGGGCACCCGCACGCAAGATCGGCTGGCCGCCTTCGTGTACAACACGATCGCCACCGTGCTTGGCGGGCGTGCGTTGCTGCGCGACGACAAGCGCGCGCACCCCGGCGACGCTGCCGCGCAGCATCCACTCGGTGACCGGCGCCGCGCTTGGCGCCAGGCCGAGCGACCCGGCGAACACCGGGCGCTGTGAACAGCTTGCCGCCCCGCGGGGTTTGCCTGACGTCCCGCTGTGCAGCCGCGTATGTCGCGCCAATGGGCTGGGCCGTGCGTGCCTAGCGCCCGTTCTCTTCTTAGCATCCCTGACCCGAACCATGGACGTGGAGTTCAAATTGCACCGAGCGCCCCGGCTCCGGCCCCAGGAAGGCGAAAACCCTGACGAGTCGTATGCGAAGACAGTCGATGTGACCAGCCAGGCACTGAATGACCTTAAGTCGGAACTGCCCACGTTTGTCGCGCAATTACGGACGGCCCTGGAGGACGTGAAGGATGACGGGCGCAGCCACGACCTTGTCAGTCTGCAGGACTGCCAAGACAAGCTGGCCAAGCTCGAGGCTGCGCTCAAAGACGTGACGCCCGAGCACCCCATCGGTAACCGTGATGCGCCGGAGCGGGCCAAACCCACCTTTGAATCATTGTTTGAATCACTGTCTGGCGCGGCAGCCGCGTTGGACAAGGTTCGTCAGGAAATAATGGATAAGGGCAAGCAAATGGAGCCGCAGGCGCCGGGTTGGGCGACAAAGTTGCTCAAGAAGGTGGGCGCTTTCCTGGGTCTTGTCGTCGCCGCGTGTGTTTTCGTGGGCGTTTTCGTTGGTGTATCGCACCTCGCCATTCCGCTCACAGCGGCATACGCGCTCGCCGGCACGGCGGCGACGCTCATCGCTGCCGCGGGCATCGCGTCACAATGCAGCGCGGCGAGTCGCCTGACCGACTACGCCGCCCGTCAGGTCGAGTACGCCAACCGCCAAAGGGCGTACGCTGAGTACCAAATGGACAACGCCGAGCCGCTACAGGCGCGGGACGCGCAACTCAACAGCCTCAGAGCGTTAATGATTCGTGCGGAAAGGGATCTGACGATTGCCAATATTCAGGGCCTGCTGACGGAGAAAGCCCGCCAATATTTTTCCGCCCTGCTCACGCCCTGCGAAGTTGACTCGTTGGGCAACCCGTTGGCAGCGGGTGAGCGAACTGGCCGCGGCCCCAAGACGGTGGCGTTGGGTGATGGCGATGGAAGTGACTTTCGCGTGCTGCTGGCAGCGATTTTGAGCGGCCACGTGTCGCTCCCCGCAGAGGAGCAAGCTGTTTTGGCCAAGTGCCTGCAGGCGGAGGCGGATTGCCGACGAACACCTGACGGACTTATAGCGTTTCAGAAAAATGGAGACCTTCATGCGGCATTGGACCGCCTGGCGCACCAGGCGGTCTACCGAGACGGGCTCGATACCCTAATATTTATCGGTGATGTATGTCACGACAGATTTTCGACGAACAGGGACGCCAGTCGCGTCATCCGAGAGGCCCTGCACGCGCGTGGAGCCGTCTTTCTTCTGGGCAATCACGACGATTATCGCTCGACGGCGGCGAACGATTCCGAAAAAACGCCGATGTTTGGCGACTTTGCCAAGAATAAAGAAACCGCTAAGGTGTGGCACCAGCACCAAAAGGACGTCTTTGTACGCATTTATTACTCGCCGGACACCGGCCTGTTAGGCGTGCACCACGGACTACGTTTGGCACCGGGCCCTACCATCCAGACCCCGTGGGGCTTTGTCAAATTCACCGACAACCCAGAGGTGCTCGTGAGGGCCATTCAAAACAACGATTTTCTGCCCATGCCAACCGCCGCGCGCGATCTCACCCTCCACCAAAAAATCCAGTTGCTGATGTCGTTAAGCGAAGATGATGCGGAACGTCTGAACGTTGACTTGAATGACATGGAGCGCACGCTGCCCGCCTGCACGGCCGCCGGCTGGGACGAGAAGGCCGAGAAAGAGGTGAAAGAGTGGTTAGAGGACGCAGAGAGGAATTTGCTCGGTGGCTGGACAGCGGTGTTGGAGCGCTATCATTCCGACGAGCACAAGGTTTTCCAGCTAACCAATTTCCGGCCCACTATTGCACAGACTCGGGCACTGGCCAAGGCCTTGAAGAACCCCGACCGTCCGGTAACCTTTCTCAAAGGCCATCATGAGTACCAAGAAAGCGGCGATCAGGTGATATCGGGCAATGCGCGCGCAAAGGCTGTCGCGTTCCGTCCCGTTGCATACGCGATCCTTTGCGGCCCCGCCCCGCCGCCCGGGGCGGAGAACCCCCTGGCCAAACGCGCAGGCAATCCGTGGGAAGCATTGCCGCGCTTCCCCGCTGAGAAATTGGTCCGGGAGTCGAGCGGGAAGGTGGCCGGTTGACGCACAAAGCACTGCCGCCTTGACGGTATGCCAGCGCTTCATCGGGAACAGCCCCCGTGAATCCATGTCCGACGCCATCCTCAAGCAGGACACATCCAGAGCAACCCGGTCGGCGTGCCGGCCAGGATCCGGCAGACGGACTGCCGTGCAAAAGGCCCGCGACAAGAAAGAGTACACCGCCGCAATCCTCACGCCATCACGACGTACGGCTTTCCCTCGGGCTTGCCCCACAAGCGCGCTCCCCGGCTCCCACAGGCAAGCGCCGATGTGATGGCATGATGTGCCCC from the Pandoraea faecigallinarum genome contains:
- a CDS encoding AAA family ATPase, translated to MSGLPTFPHTLAWTASRERDGALFAGVRRANPLEVVRKTRVQAVSVAKVSGRVFARRAEPRVEAPSCGIPERAQAVVRIADTRNRWMAVPGFAGIGKSFMTHSAKARLEERGYRVTALAPYGSQKTALEGERIEARTRQSMLKAKDKHIDGKPVVFIDEAGAKRARQYWT
- a CDS encoding metallophosphoesterase family protein: MDVEFKLHRAPRLRPQEGENPDESYAKTVDVTSQALNDLKSELPTFVAQLRTALEDVKDDGRSHDLVSLQDCQDKLAKLEAALKDVTPEHPIGNRDAPERAKPTFESLFESLSGAAAALDKVRQEIMDKGKQMEPQAPGWATKLLKKVGAFLGLVVAACVFVGVFVGVSHLAIPLTAAYALAGTAATLIAAAGIASQCSAASRLTDYAARQVEYANRQRAYAEYQMDNAEPLQARDAQLNSLRALMIRAERDLTIANIQGLLTEKARQYFSALLTPCEVDSLGNPLAAGERTGRGPKTVALGDGDGSDFRVLLAAILSGHVSLPAEEQAVLAKCLQAEADCRRTPDGLIAFQKNGDLHAALDRLAHQAVYRDGLDTLIFIGDVCHDRFSTNRDASRVIREALHARGAVFLLGNHDDYRSTAANDSEKTPMFGDFAKNKETAKVWHQHQKDVFVRIYYSPDTGLLGVHHGLRLAPGPTIQTPWGFVKFTDNPEVLVRAIQNNDFLPMPTAARDLTLHQKIQLLMSLSEDDAERLNVDLNDMERTLPACTAAGWDEKAEKEVKEWLEDAERNLLGGWTAVLERYHSDEHKVFQLTNFRPTIAQTRALAKALKNPDRPVTFLKGHHEYQESGDQVISGNARAKAVAFRPVAYAILCGPAPPPGAENPLAKRAGNPWEALPRFPAEKLVRESSGKVAG
- a CDS encoding plasmid pRiA4b ORF-3 family protein: MAKSFQRYTLHVQLLHIEPPIWRRVTVEGPDTLRKLHHILQAAFGWEDTHLHDFLIDGKTYAQLDIDAGLEFMDLTKTFDDRKAKLNRVLRPDSHIIYQYDFGDGWYHQIVVEDIETIEGESWGESRVLDGARACPPEDVGGPPGYEVFLSTLRDNPDSEEATHYRQWVGPGFDSERLDIRAANAALMRLAANRWGNR
- the tnpC gene encoding IS66 family transposase, translated to MTTANTYPDDIDALKALLRERDAHIGHLEDLVESHEAVVATGKAEIEHLKLLIAKLRRMAFGRSSEKLDRQIEQLELKLEDLEADEGATPIELPKTPRTAAEQIQRKPLPDHLPREVLTHLPESGKTCTACGATMKLLGEDFSEQLEYIPASFRVVRHVRPKLACACCDHIAQAPAPSRPIERGLAGPGLLAHVLVAKFADHLPLYRQSVIYAREGVELDRSLLAKWVGHGANLLQPLVEALRRHVMAATKLHADDTPVPVLAPGNGKTKTGRLWVYVRDDRNSGDITAPVVWFTYTPDRKGEHPQQHLTKFKGTLQADAYGGYQKIYERGDVVEAACWAHARRKFYDLHAARPNALNTEALERIGALYRIEDEIRGQPLDARQVRRQTHARPRLDELYAWLTTMSGTLSRKSDTSQAIRYALNRWTALTRYCDDGHLEIDNLPAERALRGVAVGRRNYLFAGADSGGERAAAIYSLIGSAKLNGIDPEAYLRHVLGRIADHPINRIEELLPWMVTIPVQ